One Pseudomonadota bacterium genomic window, CTACCGAGGCAAGGATCTGATCCTGCTCTGCGTGCTGAAGGGCTCGCTCTTCTTCACGGCAGACCTCATGCGTCACATCGCGCTTCCCCTCACCGTCGACTTCATCGCAAGCTCGAGCTACGGCGAATCGACCCGCACGAGCGGCGTGGTGCGCATCCTCAAAGACCTCGAGGAATCCGTGGAGAACCGTCACATCCTCATCGTCGAGGACATCGTCGACACCGGCCTCACCCTGGGGTACCTCATCCGCACCCTGAAGCTGCGCCAACCCGCGTCCATTCGAACCTGCACCCTGCTCGACAAACCGGTTCGCCGCATCCTCGAGGTACCGGTCGACTACCGCGGCTTCGAGGTGGGCGATCACTTCGTGGTGGGCTACGGGCTCGACTACGCGAGTCGCTACCGCACGCTGCCCGCGGTGTGCGTGCTGAAAGACGAGATCTACGCATCATGATCCAGATCTATCCGCTCTTCCGGCTTCAGCAGCTCGACAGCCGCATCGCGTCCCTCGAGCACCAGCTCGGCGCCGCCGAAGGCAACGCCGAGATCGAGAAGAAGATCCGCATCCGCGAGCGCAAGCTGGGCGAGCTCGATACCCAGCGCCAGGGGCTTCGCACGAAGCTCAAAGACACCGAGCTGCGTCTTGCAACCGTCGAGAGCCACATCCGCGACATCGAGAAGAAGCTCTACTCAGGCAGCACCGTGAACAGCAAGGAGCTGGCCGGATACAGCCAGGAGCTCGAGCTGCTCAAGAAGCAGAAAGGCGACCTCGAAGACACGGTGCTCGCCCTCATGGAACAGGTCGAGAGCACCGCCGCTGAAGCAGCCGCGGTGCAAGCCCGCCTCGAGAAGGCCCGCAAGGAGCTCGGTGAGCACCACGACAAGGTCGGGTCATCGAAACGAGAGACCGAGGCCCAGCTGACCCAGGTTCGCGAGAAGCGCACGGAGCAGGCCACCGAGATCGAGGAGGGCCTGCTCGCCCGATACGATCGCATCCGGGCCCGCAAGGAAGGCATCGGCATCGTGCGCATCGAGAGCGGCGCCTGCGGCGAGTGCGGGGCACGCATCACCGATGCGGTGAAGCGGCGGGTGCAGGAGCGCCACCTCGAGCTCTGTCCGTACTGCGAGCGCATCCTCTACACCGACTGACCGACGCGGCACGTGCGACCTGCGCTCCAAGAGAGCGCGGCACGCGAGCGAGCGGCCCATCACAAGTGCGCGGCCCCCTGAGGCCCGTGGAAGGACCCCCTGTTGAGCACCCCCCCGCCCCTGCACCAGAACACCCTCATCCTCGGCGCCCAGTGGGGCGATGAGGGGAAGGGCAAGATCACCCACTGGCTGGCCCAGCGCGCGCGCGTGGTTGCCCGCTACGCCGGCGGCAACAATGCCGGCCACACCGTGGTGTTCGGAGGCGAGACGTACAAGCTGCACCAGATCCCCTCGGGCATCTTCCACCCGGGCGTGACGTGCATCCTGGGAAACGGCATGGTCATCGACCCCCAGGTGCTCCTCGAGGAGATGGACAGCCTGACGACCCGCGGGGTCGCTCTCGACGGGCTTCGCATCAGCCTGCTCGCCCACCTCATCCTCCCCTACCATCGCTGGCTCGACGGCCGCTCTGAAGACCGGCTTGGCGCGCGGAGCATCGGCACGACCCGCCGGGGAATCGGCCCCGCGTACGCCGACAAGATCTCGCGCACGGGCATCCGCATGATCGACCTCCTCGACCCGCAGGCGCTGCGCAGCCGTCTCGAGCTCAGCTTCAGCGAGAAGGCGCACGCGCTCACAGGGTCAGGGCTCGAGCTCGAAGCCGTGCACACGCAGCTCCTGGCCCACGCCGAACGGCTGCGTCCCTATCTGGCAGACACCTCGGCCCTGCTGTGCGAGCATCACCGCAAAGGCGACCGCATCCTGTTCGAAGGGGCCCAGGGCGCCCTCCTCGACATCGACCTGGGAACCTATCCATACGTCACCTCGAGCAACGCAGGTCCCGGCTACGCGGGCGCCGGGCTGGGGGTTCCCCCGCGGGCAATCGAACGGGTCCTCGGCGTGGCCAAGGCCTACGCCACTCGGGTGGGCGCGGGCCCCTTCCCCACCGAGCTGCAAGACGCCACAGGCGAGCGCATGCGTCAGGCGGGAGGCGAGTTCGGCACGACCACCGGACGTCCGAGGCGCTGCGGCTGGATCGACCTGGTGGCGCTGCGCACGGTGTGTCGCATTCACGGCGTCGACGCCCTCGCGCTGACCAAGCTTGACGTTCTCGATGGCTTCGAACAGATTCGCGCGGCCACGGCCTACCGGCTCGATGGCACGCTTCTGCAAGAGATTCCGCTCTCTTCCGACGCGTTCGAGCGCTGCGAGCCGGTCT contains:
- the hpt gene encoding hypoxanthine phosphoribosyltransferase, giving the protein MSDVKSVLFDTDVLARRIRELGQQITEDYRGKDLILLCVLKGSLFFTADLMRHIALPLTVDFIASSSYGESTRTSGVVRILKDLEESVENRHILIVEDIVDTGLTLGYLIRTLKLRQPASIRTCTLLDKPVRRILEVPVDYRGFEVGDHFVVGYGLDYASRYRTLPAVCVLKDEIYAS
- a CDS encoding adenylosuccinate synthase gives rise to the protein MHQNTLILGAQWGDEGKGKITHWLAQRARVVARYAGGNNAGHTVVFGGETYKLHQIPSGIFHPGVTCILGNGMVIDPQVLLEEMDSLTTRGVALDGLRISLLAHLILPYHRWLDGRSEDRLGARSIGTTRRGIGPAYADKISRTGIRMIDLLDPQALRSRLELSFSEKAHALTGSGLELEAVHTQLLAHAERLRPYLADTSALLCEHHRKGDRILFEGAQGALLDIDLGTYPYVTSSNAGPGYAGAGLGVPPRAIERVLGVAKAYATRVGAGPFPTELQDATGERMRQAGGEFGTTTGRPRRCGWIDLVALRTVCRIHGVDALALTKLDVLDGFEQIRAATAYRLDGTLLQEIPLSSDAFERCEPVYEDLEGWAQLPSAARAYVRRIEAVVGVPVEIVSVGPEDTATIVSAPSS